The proteins below are encoded in one region of Chroicocephalus ridibundus chromosome 9, bChrRid1.1, whole genome shotgun sequence:
- the RASGRF1 gene encoding ras-specific guanine nucleotide-releasing factor 1 isoform X2 has protein sequence MQKGMRLNDGHVTYLGLLAKKDGARKGYLSKRSSDNTKWHTKWFALLQNMLFYFETDSSSRPSGLYLLEGCVCDRAPSPKPSLSAKDSLEKQHYFTVNFNHENQKTLELRTEDAKDCDEWVAAIAHASYRNLATEHEALMQKYLHLLQIVETEKTVAKQLRQQIEDGEIEIERLKAEIASLLKDHERIQAGQTSAPSDDDSDIKKIKKVQSFLRGWLCRRKWKTIIQDYIRSPHADSMRKRNQVVFSMLEAEAEYVQQLHILVNNFLRPLRMAASSKKPPITHDDVSSIFLNSETIMFLHQIFYQGLKARISSWPTLVLADLFDILLPMLNIYQEFVRNHQYSLQILAHCKQNRDFDKLLKHYEAKPDCEERTLETFLTYPMFQIPRYILTLHELLAHTPHEHVERNSLDYAKSKLEELSRIMHDEVSETENIRKNLAIERMIIEGCEILLDTSQTFVRQGSLIQVPMSEKGKITRGRLGSLSLRKEGERQCFLFSKHLIICTRGSGGKLHLTKNGVISLIDCTLVEEQESTDEDAKASGQDIDHLDFKIVVEPKDSSSFTVILVASSRQEKAAWTSDISQCVDNIRCNGLMMNAFEENSKVTVPQMIKFSKTMNSCKVLQIRYASVERLLERLTDLRFLSIDFLNTFLHSYRVFTTALVVLDKLITIYKKPISAIPARSLELLFANSQNNKLLYGEPPKSPRANRKFSSPPPLSITKSSSPSRRRKLSLNIPIITGGKALDLAALSCSSNGYASMYSSMAPFSKTTLDINKLYVSSNYPNKIPDEGEAAAEKQEEPLPSKQSSEVSVREESDTDPNQSDEAEAETSPTKSPTTPKSIKCKNSSDFSLFSYNNGVVMTSCRELDSTRSALSAASAFAIATAGANEGTPTKEKYRRMSLASAVSGFPTDQRNGDKEFVIRRAATNRVLNVLRHWVSKHSQDFESNEELKFRVIGFLEEVIHDPELLTQERKAAANIIRTLTQEDPGDNQITLEEVVQMAEGVKAEPFENHSALEIAEQLTLLDHLVFKKIPYEEFFGQGWMKLEKNERTPYIMKNTKHFNDVSNLIASEILRNEEINARVSAIEKWVAVADICRCLHNYNAVLEITSSLNRSAIFRLKKTWLKVSKQTKALIDKLQKLVSSEGRFKNLREALKNCDPPCVPYLGMYLTDLAFIEEGTPNYTEDGLVNFSKMRMISHIIREIRQFQQTSYKIEHQPKVTQYLLDHSFVMDEETLYEASLRIEPKLPS, from the exons ATGCAGAAGGGGATGCGGCTCAATGACGGGCACGTCACCTACCTGGGGCTGCTGGCGAAGAAGGACGGCGCCAGGAAGGGCTACCTGAGCAAGCGGAGCTCCGACAACACAAAATGGCACACCAAGTGGTTCGCGCTGCTGCAGAACATGCTCTTCTACTTCGAGACCGACTCCAGCTCCCGGCCCTCGGGGCTCTACCTGCTCGAGGGCTGCGTCTGCGACCGGGCGCCCTCCCCCAAGCCCTCCCTCTCGGCCAAGGACTCCCTGGAGAAGCAG CATTACTTTACCGTTAATTTCAACCACGAGAACCAGAAGACCCTGGAGCTGAGGACCGAGGATGCCAAGGACTGCGACGAGTGGGTGGCAGCCATAGCGCACGCCAG CTACCGGAACCTGGCGACGGAGCACGAGGCGCTGATGCAGAAGTACCTCCATCTCCTGCAGATTGTGGAAACGGAGAAGACTGTTGCCAAGCAACTCCGCCAGCAGATCGAGGACGGGGAGATCGAGATCGAGCGCCTGAAGGCCGAG ATCGCCTCCCTGCTCAAGGACCACGAGCGCATCCAGGCCGGCCAGACCAGCGCGCCCAGCGACGACGACAGCGACATCAAGAAAATCAAGAAG GTGCAGAGCTTCCTGCGGGGCTGGCTGTGCCGGAGGAAGTGGAAGACGATCATCCAGGACTACATTAGGTCCCCCCACGCCGACAGCATGCGCAAGAGGAACCAGGTCGTCTTCAGCATGCTGGAGGCGGAGGCCGAGTACGTCCAGCAGCTCCACATCCTCGTCAACAACTTTCTGCGGCCGCTGCGGATGGCGGCCAGCTCCAAGAAGCCTCCCATCACGCACGACGACGTCAGCAGCATATTCCTCAACAG CGAAACGATCATGTTTTTGCACCAGATCTTTTACCAAGGCCTGAAGGCGAGGATATCCAGCTGGCCCACGCTGGTGCTGG CCGACTTGTTCGACATCCTGCTGCCCATGCTGAACATCTACCAGGAGTTCGTGAGGAACCACCAGTACAGCCTGCAGATCCTGGCGCACTGCAAGCAGAACCGGGACTTCGACAAGCTGCTGAAGCACTACGAGGCCAAGCCCGACTGCGAGGAGAGGACCCTGGAGACCTTCCTGACCTACCCCATGTTCCAG ATCCCCAGGTACATCCTGACGCTGCACGAGCTGCTGGCTCACACTCCTCACGAGCACGTGGAAAGGAACAGCCTGGATTACGCCAAATCCAAGCTGGAAGAGCTCTCCAG gaTAATGCACGATGAAGTGAGTGAGACCGAGAATATTCGGAAAAACCTGGCGATAGAGAGGATGATAATCGAAGGGTGTGAAATCCTGCTGGACACCAGCCAGACTTTCGTGAGACAAG GGTCCCTCATCCAGGTGCCCATGTCGGAGAAAGGGAAGATCACGCGGGGGCGGCTGGGCTCCCTCTCGCTGAGGAAGGAGGGCGAGCGGCAgtgcttcctcttctccaagcacCTCATCATCTGCACCCGGGGCTCTGGAGGGAAGCTGCATCTCACCAAG AACGGCGTGATCTCCCTCATCGACTGCACGCtggtggaggagcaggagagcaccGACGAGGACG CAAAAGCATCGGGGCAAGACATCGACCATCTTGACTTCAAAATCGTGGTGGAGCCAAAAGATTCCTCGTCCTTTACGGTTATCCTCGTGGCCTCGTCCCGGCAGGAGAAGGCTGCGTGGACCAGCGACATCAGCCAG TGCGTGGACAACATCCGCTGCAACGGCCTCATGATGAACGCCTTCGAGGAGAACTCCAAGGTCACCGTCCCCCAGATGATCAA GTTCAGTAAAACGATGAATTCCTGCAAGGTCCTGCAGATCCGCTATGCAAGCGTGGAACGGCTCCTGGAGAGGCTGACGGACCTGCGGTTCCTGAGCATTGACTTTCTGAACACGTTCCTGCACTCGTACCGCGTCTTCACCACCGCCCTGGTCGTCCTCGACAAGCTCATCACCATCTACAAGAAGCCGATCAGTGCCATCCCCGCACG GTCCCTGGAGCTGCTGTTTGCAAACAGCCAGAACAACAAGCTGCTGTACGGCGAGCCCCCCAAGTCCCCCAGGGCCAACCGCAAGTTCTCCTCGCCTCCCCCCCTCTCCATCACCAAGTCCTCGTCCCCCAGCCGGCGGAGGAAGCTCTCCCTCAACATCCCCATCATCACGGGAGGGAAGGCGCTGGACCTGGCTGCTCTGAGCTGCTCCTCCAACGGCTATGCAAGCATGTACTCCTCCATGGCTCCCTTCAGTAAGACCACCCTGGACATCAACAAACTGTACGTGTCCAGTAACTACCCCAATAAAATCCCTGACGAAGGAGAAGCAGCCgcagaaaagcaggaggagcCGCTGCCGAGCAAGCAAA GCTCAGAGGTATCGGTCAGGGAAGAGTCAGACACAGATCCCAACCAGAGCGATGAAGCAGAAGCTGAAACTTCCCCAACAAAATCTCCGACAACTCCAAAGTCCATCAAATGCAAAAATTCATCAG ATTTCTCGTTGTTTTCTTACAACAACGGCGTGGTCATGACGTCCTGCCGGGAGCTCGACAGCACCCGCAGCGCCCTGTCTGCCGCCTCCGCCTTCGCCATCGCCACGGCGGGAGCCAACGAGGGGACCCCCACCAAGGAGAAGTACCGCAGGATGTCCCTCGCCAGCGCAG TTTCAGGCTTCCCGACGGACCAGCGGAATGGAGACAAGGAGTTTGTGATCCGGAGAGCGGCCACCAACCGGGTCCTCAACGTGCTGCGGCACTGGGTCTCCAAACACTCGCAG GACTTCGAAAGCAACGAGGAGCTGAAGTTCAGGGTGATCGGCTTTCTGGAGGAGGTTATCCACGATCCCGAGCTCCTGACCCAGGAGAGGAAAGCAGCCGCCAACATCATCAG GACCTTGACGCAGGAGGATCCCGGAGACAATCAGATAACCCTGGAGGAGGTCGTGCAGATG GCCGAGGGAGTTAAAGCCGAACCTTTTGAAAATCACTCGGCCCTGGAAATAGCAGAACAGCTGACGCTGCTGGACCACCTCGTCTTCAAGAAGATCCCGTATGA AGAGTTCTTCGGGCAAGGCTGGATGAAGCTCGAGAAGAACGAAAGGACTCCTTACATCATGAAGAACACAAAACACTTCAATGAT GTCAGTAACTTGATAGCGTCGGAGATCCTCCGGAACGAGGAGATCAACGCGCGGGTGAGCGCCATCGAGAAGTGGGTGGCGGTGGCGGACATCTGCAGGTGCCTGCACAACTACAACGCGGTGCTGGAGATCACCTCCTCCCTCAACCGCAGTGCCATCTTCCGCCTGAAGAAAACCTGGCTCAAGGTCTCCAAGCAG ACGAAGGCTCTGATCGATAAGCTGCAAAAGCTGGTGTCGTCGGAGGGCAGGTTCAAGAACCTGAGGGAGGCACTGAAAAA TTGTGACCCTCCGTGTGTCCCCTACCTGGGAATGTACCTGACCGACCTGGCGTTCATCGAGGAGGGGACCCCGAATTACACGGAGGACGGCCTGGTGAACTTCTCCAAAATGAGGATG ATTTCACATATCATCAGAGAGATCCGCCAGTTCCAGCAAACCTCCTACAAGATTGAGCACCAGCCTAAG
- the RASGRF1 gene encoding ras-specific guanine nucleotide-releasing factor 1 isoform X1 gives MQKGMRLNDGHVTYLGLLAKKDGARKGYLSKRSSDNTKWHTKWFALLQNMLFYFETDSSSRPSGLYLLEGCVCDRAPSPKPSLSAKDSLEKQHYFTVNFNHENQKTLELRTEDAKDCDEWVAAIAHASYRNLATEHEALMQKYLHLLQIVETEKTVAKQLRQQIEDGEIEIERLKAEIASLLKDHERIQAGQTSAPSDDDSDIKKIKKVQSFLRGWLCRRKWKTIIQDYIRSPHADSMRKRNQVVFSMLEAEAEYVQQLHILVNNFLRPLRMAASSKKPPITHDDVSSIFLNSETIMFLHQIFYQGLKARISSWPTLVLADLFDILLPMLNIYQEFVRNHQYSLQILAHCKQNRDFDKLLKHYEAKPDCEERTLETFLTYPMFQIPRYILTLHELLAHTPHEHVERNSLDYAKSKLEELSRIMHDEVSETENIRKNLAIERMIIEGCEILLDTSQTFVRQGSLIQVPMSEKGKITRGRLGSLSLRKEGERQCFLFSKHLIICTRGSGGKLHLTKNGVISLIDCTLVEEQESTDEDAKASGQDIDHLDFKIVVEPKDSSSFTVILVASSRQEKAAWTSDISQCVDNIRCNGLMMNAFEENSKVTVPQMIKSDASLYCDDVDIRFSKTMNSCKVLQIRYASVERLLERLTDLRFLSIDFLNTFLHSYRVFTTALVVLDKLITIYKKPISAIPARSLELLFANSQNNKLLYGEPPKSPRANRKFSSPPPLSITKSSSPSRRRKLSLNIPIITGGKALDLAALSCSSNGYASMYSSMAPFSKTTLDINKLYVSSNYPNKIPDEGEAAAEKQEEPLPSKQSSEVSVREESDTDPNQSDEAEAETSPTKSPTTPKSIKCKNSSDFSLFSYNNGVVMTSCRELDSTRSALSAASAFAIATAGANEGTPTKEKYRRMSLASAVSGFPTDQRNGDKEFVIRRAATNRVLNVLRHWVSKHSQDFESNEELKFRVIGFLEEVIHDPELLTQERKAAANIIRTLTQEDPGDNQITLEEVVQMAEGVKAEPFENHSALEIAEQLTLLDHLVFKKIPYEEFFGQGWMKLEKNERTPYIMKNTKHFNDVSNLIASEILRNEEINARVSAIEKWVAVADICRCLHNYNAVLEITSSLNRSAIFRLKKTWLKVSKQTKALIDKLQKLVSSEGRFKNLREALKNCDPPCVPYLGMYLTDLAFIEEGTPNYTEDGLVNFSKMRMISHIIREIRQFQQTSYKIEHQPKVTQYLLDHSFVMDEETLYEASLRIEPKLPS, from the exons ATGCAGAAGGGGATGCGGCTCAATGACGGGCACGTCACCTACCTGGGGCTGCTGGCGAAGAAGGACGGCGCCAGGAAGGGCTACCTGAGCAAGCGGAGCTCCGACAACACAAAATGGCACACCAAGTGGTTCGCGCTGCTGCAGAACATGCTCTTCTACTTCGAGACCGACTCCAGCTCCCGGCCCTCGGGGCTCTACCTGCTCGAGGGCTGCGTCTGCGACCGGGCGCCCTCCCCCAAGCCCTCCCTCTCGGCCAAGGACTCCCTGGAGAAGCAG CATTACTTTACCGTTAATTTCAACCACGAGAACCAGAAGACCCTGGAGCTGAGGACCGAGGATGCCAAGGACTGCGACGAGTGGGTGGCAGCCATAGCGCACGCCAG CTACCGGAACCTGGCGACGGAGCACGAGGCGCTGATGCAGAAGTACCTCCATCTCCTGCAGATTGTGGAAACGGAGAAGACTGTTGCCAAGCAACTCCGCCAGCAGATCGAGGACGGGGAGATCGAGATCGAGCGCCTGAAGGCCGAG ATCGCCTCCCTGCTCAAGGACCACGAGCGCATCCAGGCCGGCCAGACCAGCGCGCCCAGCGACGACGACAGCGACATCAAGAAAATCAAGAAG GTGCAGAGCTTCCTGCGGGGCTGGCTGTGCCGGAGGAAGTGGAAGACGATCATCCAGGACTACATTAGGTCCCCCCACGCCGACAGCATGCGCAAGAGGAACCAGGTCGTCTTCAGCATGCTGGAGGCGGAGGCCGAGTACGTCCAGCAGCTCCACATCCTCGTCAACAACTTTCTGCGGCCGCTGCGGATGGCGGCCAGCTCCAAGAAGCCTCCCATCACGCACGACGACGTCAGCAGCATATTCCTCAACAG CGAAACGATCATGTTTTTGCACCAGATCTTTTACCAAGGCCTGAAGGCGAGGATATCCAGCTGGCCCACGCTGGTGCTGG CCGACTTGTTCGACATCCTGCTGCCCATGCTGAACATCTACCAGGAGTTCGTGAGGAACCACCAGTACAGCCTGCAGATCCTGGCGCACTGCAAGCAGAACCGGGACTTCGACAAGCTGCTGAAGCACTACGAGGCCAAGCCCGACTGCGAGGAGAGGACCCTGGAGACCTTCCTGACCTACCCCATGTTCCAG ATCCCCAGGTACATCCTGACGCTGCACGAGCTGCTGGCTCACACTCCTCACGAGCACGTGGAAAGGAACAGCCTGGATTACGCCAAATCCAAGCTGGAAGAGCTCTCCAG gaTAATGCACGATGAAGTGAGTGAGACCGAGAATATTCGGAAAAACCTGGCGATAGAGAGGATGATAATCGAAGGGTGTGAAATCCTGCTGGACACCAGCCAGACTTTCGTGAGACAAG GGTCCCTCATCCAGGTGCCCATGTCGGAGAAAGGGAAGATCACGCGGGGGCGGCTGGGCTCCCTCTCGCTGAGGAAGGAGGGCGAGCGGCAgtgcttcctcttctccaagcacCTCATCATCTGCACCCGGGGCTCTGGAGGGAAGCTGCATCTCACCAAG AACGGCGTGATCTCCCTCATCGACTGCACGCtggtggaggagcaggagagcaccGACGAGGACG CAAAAGCATCGGGGCAAGACATCGACCATCTTGACTTCAAAATCGTGGTGGAGCCAAAAGATTCCTCGTCCTTTACGGTTATCCTCGTGGCCTCGTCCCGGCAGGAGAAGGCTGCGTGGACCAGCGACATCAGCCAG TGCGTGGACAACATCCGCTGCAACGGCCTCATGATGAACGCCTTCGAGGAGAACTCCAAGGTCACCGTCCCCCAGATGATCAA GTCTGATGCCAGCTTGTATTGTGATGATGTTGACATTAGGTTCAGTAAAACGATGAATTCCTGCAAGGTCCTGCAGATCCGCTATGCAAGCGTGGAACGGCTCCTGGAGAGGCTGACGGACCTGCGGTTCCTGAGCATTGACTTTCTGAACACGTTCCTGCACTCGTACCGCGTCTTCACCACCGCCCTGGTCGTCCTCGACAAGCTCATCACCATCTACAAGAAGCCGATCAGTGCCATCCCCGCACG GTCCCTGGAGCTGCTGTTTGCAAACAGCCAGAACAACAAGCTGCTGTACGGCGAGCCCCCCAAGTCCCCCAGGGCCAACCGCAAGTTCTCCTCGCCTCCCCCCCTCTCCATCACCAAGTCCTCGTCCCCCAGCCGGCGGAGGAAGCTCTCCCTCAACATCCCCATCATCACGGGAGGGAAGGCGCTGGACCTGGCTGCTCTGAGCTGCTCCTCCAACGGCTATGCAAGCATGTACTCCTCCATGGCTCCCTTCAGTAAGACCACCCTGGACATCAACAAACTGTACGTGTCCAGTAACTACCCCAATAAAATCCCTGACGAAGGAGAAGCAGCCgcagaaaagcaggaggagcCGCTGCCGAGCAAGCAAA GCTCAGAGGTATCGGTCAGGGAAGAGTCAGACACAGATCCCAACCAGAGCGATGAAGCAGAAGCTGAAACTTCCCCAACAAAATCTCCGACAACTCCAAAGTCCATCAAATGCAAAAATTCATCAG ATTTCTCGTTGTTTTCTTACAACAACGGCGTGGTCATGACGTCCTGCCGGGAGCTCGACAGCACCCGCAGCGCCCTGTCTGCCGCCTCCGCCTTCGCCATCGCCACGGCGGGAGCCAACGAGGGGACCCCCACCAAGGAGAAGTACCGCAGGATGTCCCTCGCCAGCGCAG TTTCAGGCTTCCCGACGGACCAGCGGAATGGAGACAAGGAGTTTGTGATCCGGAGAGCGGCCACCAACCGGGTCCTCAACGTGCTGCGGCACTGGGTCTCCAAACACTCGCAG GACTTCGAAAGCAACGAGGAGCTGAAGTTCAGGGTGATCGGCTTTCTGGAGGAGGTTATCCACGATCCCGAGCTCCTGACCCAGGAGAGGAAAGCAGCCGCCAACATCATCAG GACCTTGACGCAGGAGGATCCCGGAGACAATCAGATAACCCTGGAGGAGGTCGTGCAGATG GCCGAGGGAGTTAAAGCCGAACCTTTTGAAAATCACTCGGCCCTGGAAATAGCAGAACAGCTGACGCTGCTGGACCACCTCGTCTTCAAGAAGATCCCGTATGA AGAGTTCTTCGGGCAAGGCTGGATGAAGCTCGAGAAGAACGAAAGGACTCCTTACATCATGAAGAACACAAAACACTTCAATGAT GTCAGTAACTTGATAGCGTCGGAGATCCTCCGGAACGAGGAGATCAACGCGCGGGTGAGCGCCATCGAGAAGTGGGTGGCGGTGGCGGACATCTGCAGGTGCCTGCACAACTACAACGCGGTGCTGGAGATCACCTCCTCCCTCAACCGCAGTGCCATCTTCCGCCTGAAGAAAACCTGGCTCAAGGTCTCCAAGCAG ACGAAGGCTCTGATCGATAAGCTGCAAAAGCTGGTGTCGTCGGAGGGCAGGTTCAAGAACCTGAGGGAGGCACTGAAAAA TTGTGACCCTCCGTGTGTCCCCTACCTGGGAATGTACCTGACCGACCTGGCGTTCATCGAGGAGGGGACCCCGAATTACACGGAGGACGGCCTGGTGAACTTCTCCAAAATGAGGATG ATTTCACATATCATCAGAGAGATCCGCCAGTTCCAGCAAACCTCCTACAAGATTGAGCACCAGCCTAAG